GCCGGATGTTGAGCGGATCCACAAACTGATCGGTGAATACTCGCCCGACGGCACGCTGCTGCCGCGGACACTCGCAGAATTGTCAGAGAACGTCCGCGACTTCATCGTCGTCGAAGACGAAGGCGAGATCATAGCCTGCGGCGCGCTGCACTTCTACGGACGGCACTTGACCGAGATCCGCTCCATCGCCGTCTACCCGAAGCACAAGGGCAAAGGGGCTGGCCGCTTCCTGATCGATGCGCTGCTCGAAGAAGCCGCGCACCACGAGATCACGTGTGTCTGCCTGTTTACGCGGATTCCGGACTTCTTCGCAAAGTTCGGATTTGAATTCGCCAGTCGCGAGGTACTGCCGGACAAGATCTACAAAGACTGTCTGAAGTGCCCCCGGCTTCACGCTTGCGACGAGGTCGCGATGTATCGTGGTTCGCTGCCCAAGGTTACGCCGGTGAAGCTGGAGGACATCCAGGTTCCCTTGTCAGCGTTGCGGGCTTAGACAGTACCGAAAAAAGGTCTTACTGAGCGCGGCAGGAGCGTGTGCTAGCATCTGCTCTATGAAGTACGGTGTCGTTTTCGAACAGGATGAAGATGGCATGTTCGTTGCCACTTGCCCGGCTTTGCCCGGCTGCATCTCACAAGGTCGCACCAGAGGAGAGGCGCAAGCCAATATCCGCGAAGCGATCTCAGCCTATCTGAAGAGCCTGCGCAAACATGGGGAACCAGTTCCACCCGGCATAGAAGAAGAGGTAGTGGAGATTGCTGGGATGAAGCTGTAGGTAGTCTCCGGTGCCGATGCGGTCAAGGCTCTTCGAAAAATAGGCTACGAACTGGACGAACAGCAAGGTAGTCACATCGTTGTTCGTCATCGCCAGCCGCCACACAGAAGGCTGTCTATCCCGAATCACTCGCCAAAGGTACTCTGCGGGCCCTCATTCGGCAGGCGGGACTAACAGTCGAAGAATTCCGCGACCTGCTTTAGGGGATTCTTACTTTTGCGCCTTCTGCGACTTCGCTCCACTTAGCTTGGCTTTCAGGGCTTCACGCTTCTCGCGCATCTTCACCACTTTCTTGTGCCTGCGATTGTCGCGTGACTTATCACCATTGACTAAAGACATTGGGCTCCTTATATCTATCGTGCATTATCTCAG
This region of Terriglobales bacterium genomic DNA includes:
- a CDS encoding N-acetyltransferase, giving the protein MLTRRAILPDVERIHKLIGEYSPDGTLLPRTLAELSENVRDFIVVEDEGEIIACGALHFYGRHLTEIRSIAVYPKHKGKGAGRFLIDALLEEAAHHEITCVCLFTRIPDFFAKFGFEFASREVLPDKIYKDCLKCPRLHACDEVAMYRGSLPKVTPVKLEDIQVPLSALRA